The Firmicutes bacterium HGW-Firmicutes-1 sequence TGGGGTGGTATTGATGAAGGTGCATATTATCCTTGGGATAAAGACGGTAGTGTTGCAGCGAGTATAATTACATTAGAGAATGTGGAAAGCTATAGGACTGAAAACTTTGTACTCGAAGGGGGATCTATCCATGTTGACGGTGAAGGAACCCTTTTGACAACAAAAGAATGTCTTCTTAACAAAAATCGAAATCCTCATCTTACACAAGAGGAAATTGAGGAATACTTAAGAGCTTATTTAAATGTTGAAAAGATTATTTGGCTTAATCAAGGACTTTTTAATGATGAGACTGATGGACATATTGATAATATTTGTTGTTTTGCTCGTCCAGGGGAGGTGATTTTATCTTGGACGGATGACGAAAGTAGCCCCAATTATGAAATATGTAGAAGTGCCTATGAGATATTAAACAATTCCATAGATGCAAAAGGCAGAACGATAAAAGTCTATAAACTAGAATTACCACAACCAATATTTGTTACAAATGAGGAGGATGATGGAATCCTTCAGTCTGCAGATGCTACAAGATTTTCTACAGATGAACCACTTCCAGCTTCCTATGTTAATTTTCTTTTTTGCAATCATTCGATTATTATGCCGATTTTTAATGATCCAAAAGATGAATTAGCAATAAAAACCTTAAAAGAAATATTTCCGGATAGAGAAATTGTCACCATATACTCAAGAGAAATTATTTTAGGTGGAGGGAATATACATTGTATTTCCCAACAACAACCTAAATAAAGGAGGATTTAATATTATGAGAGAAGTAATTGTTGCCGCTACACAAATGAAATGTTCTAGTGTAGTCAGTGAGAATATAATAAAAGCTGAGAAATTAATACGAGAAGCTGCTGATAAAGGAGCAAAGATCATTCTCGTTCAAGAGCTTTTTCAAAATCTCTATTTTTGCCAAGTACAGATTGAGGAATATTTTAAGTTAGCAAAAAGTGTTGAAGAAGATGAAGGAATTATACACTTTAAAAAATTGGCAAAGGAATTACAGGTTGTATTACCAATCAGCTTTTTTGAGAAAAAGCACAATGCTTTTTATAATTCTGTTGCAGTTATAGATGCTGATGGGGAATATCTTGGAACCTATAGAAAAACGCATATTCCAGATGGTCCTGGTTATTGTGAAAAGTTTTATTTTACACCAGGAGATAGTGGAATTAAGGTTTTTACAACGAAGTATGCAACAATCGGGATTGGTATTTGTTGGGATCAATGGTTTCCTGAAAGTGCAAGAGCGTTAACTCTGCAAGGTGCAGAAATCATATTATATCCTACAGCAATAGGCTCAGAGCCTTCAAAACCAGAATATGATTCAAAGGATCATTGGCAAAGAGTAATGCAAGGACATTCAGCGGCAAATATTATTCCAATAATAGCCTCTAATAGAGTAGGATATGAGAAAATTGAAGAATCAGAAATTACCTTTTATGGTTCATCTTTTATAACGAACGGGATAGGAGAAAAAATTGCTGAGTTAGGAAGAACAGAAGAAGCAGTAATTACGGCAACCTTTGATCTAGATGCAATAGCAGAACTACGAAGCTTTTGGGGCTTTTTCCGAGATAGAAGACCATCTATGTATGCAAGTTTGTTAACGAAAGACGGAGAATAGGGTATAGAACGCAGAAATGAAGGCGTGGAGACGTTCTAAGGCTATTATTTACTTAGCCTTGAAACGTCGCCATGCCTTATTTTGTTTGTTATTTAACGCGGCGCAGCTGATTTTCTTGTGTCTATTTTTTTTGCTTATTCCTGTAGTTCTTGGTTTACATATTCCTGAGCATATTTCCAATCATATCGATTTTGCTTTTTTCTTCCTCGTTTAAATTTACCTTAAGGAGATCTATGAGTAAGCCAGATTCTTCTTTAGTAAAAGACAACCCCTTACTTCTCATTTCCATTCCATAAGTAAATAAAACTTGTAATCTTTCATCTGCATTTTTTTTGTTCAGATCATTAAATAGTTTGGATATTATTTCGAGCTTTTGTTTATCAATTTTTCTAAAAGCATCTTCATCAAACATCTTTGAGTAAATATCTATGTCAATCACCTTCCTTTTCATCAATAATTTTATTAACCATCTTCATAAATTGATTATAACCATCATTGTCATGCGTAGCTTCTTTTTGTATATTATCAGGTTCTTGGCCATGAGATTGAAGCAACTTTGGATTGTTCTTATAATTTTCCATGGTTGTTTGCATATTTAAAAGAGATATGATCATATTCAGCTTTTTCTGTTGTGGTTCATCACAACAATTTCTGATATCACTTAAAAAACCAAGCGTATTTAACTCTTTTTTTTGCTGAAAGGTAGTATGTAGTTCGGAAGAAGGACGAAATACGTCCATGGTTTTTCTAAACTCTAATAGCTTAATTAACATTGCGAAATTTTTCTGATAAGGATAATCAAAGTATGGTAAGGTGGCTTTCATAATGCGAAGATCTTGATTGTTCACTATTTTATCAATTGGTGGAACCTCAGGAGGTGTTATTTTTTCTTGATTCTGAGACAGTGTTTGTGCCATTTTTATTACTTCAGTAAAATCCATATTGGAATTATGTTCATTCATACGTTTCTCCTTCATATTAGGATATACAATAGTCTATGTAACTGGATAAAACTTTTTGACTACTTTCAATAGAGTATTACATATATTAAATTAAAAACAGCTAGAATAAGGTGACCAAATGGAAATGAAAGATCACATCATTATTGATGGCAACGCTGTCTATGAAATAGATGACGACTGTAAAAATAAAATACAAGCAACAAGTACGCATCAAGATACGGATGTAATACTTCAACTTTTAATGATATTGTTAATGTTGTAATATGTATTTGGTGGGGTTAGAGATAAAATCTCAGAGACCCCACCAATGCTTAAGTAAAAAAGATATGTTCTACGATCAATTACTTGGCTCCTAGTTAAATAACATTAACATTAAGAGTAAAAAGAAAATATTATTGTCGCCAAAACCACCGCCACCGCCAGGACCATGACCGGGACCACCTAAGAACCCACCACAACCCGAGCCTCCACTAAAAAGTAACAAGAAGAAAAGCAAAAACATCATTGAGTTATCCATTCCGTCGCCTGCTGGAAACATACTAGCATTCATATCGCTCATATCAGCACTCCTAATTCTATTCATAATATTTTATGAGTCAAGAGTTGAAACTATGATTAAATATCATGATATGCTTAGAATAAGAATTGATACAAATTGAAATTTGGGGGAATGAATAAACAATTTTGAAGAAATGATGCAAACGCAAGAAAAGCTATTGGCAAAATTACCAATAGCCCAGTAGTGCATCATTTGTTAGATAGTGGTGGCGTTCCATCCCAAGATGAAGGAACAGTAGTGCCATTTACATCATCATGATTAGATAGCGGTGGTGTTCCATGCCAAGATGAAGGAACAGTAGTACCATTTATTTTATCAGTATTAGTGAATGGTGGGGTTCCATCCCATGATGAAGGAATAGTTGTTTCATTTACATCATCATTATTAAATGGCGGTGGGGTCCCATGCCATGATGAAGGAACGGTAGTACCATTTACATCATCATGATTAGATAGAGGTGGTGTTCCGTGCCATGAGGCAGGAACAGTAGTACCATTTACTTCGCTCGTATCAAAAGGGCCGGTAGATTCATTGGGATTAACTGTTTTGTGTGGTGTAATAGACTCGTTATTAGAATTCATAATTTTCACCTCTTTTTTAAATAATCTGATATATTACAAATAAATATCTGTAAATCAGTTGAATCAGAAAGTCGGGAAGACTTTCTCAAAGAACAATAGTTGCGTAATAAAACGCTTATTTGTTCTACTCATTATTATTCATCAAAGTGTAAATAAAGATGCATGCAATTGTAAAAATATATCGTTAGAGAGTTTGCAAATATAAGGGAAAATGTATTTGCGTCAAGGTTCATAATAAAAAAATAAGATTGGGTACTGATCTTTAGACATAGAATACAAAACAATCTACACACAATAATAAAAACTATGGAGAATAAATAAAGAGTTTGAATTTTTCACAAAAACTGGCTTTAATGACAAAATATATTGACAAATCTCACAATCAGTTTATACTTTACAGTATACAATTCTGCATTTTGTCTAAAATGCATGACAAAGGGATAAATGGGTGGGATTAGGAGAGTAGAAATATCTAGTTAATCCCCATTAAAAATAATTAAATAATAGAAACTGAGAGTCTTATTGGATTTTTTAATAAGTCTATTTAGTTATTTGCAAAAATGCAATAATTTGAACCTTAGCCAATTAACGAAACAAGTTAATGGCTTATCAATTGTCTGTAAAATTATGACCAAGCAAATTAATTATTAGAATGTAAAGGAGGAAAAAGATTATGAATATTTGGAAAGGATTTAATAGAATTTATTGTTAGTTTTTGTTTTATTTATGGATGCAGGAATGGGGTTGGGTAGTAGTAATGGGGAGCCATACTAAAAGTCGTATAGCTCCTATTTCTTAACAAAGGAGATTTGGAAATTTTAAGTAGACAACTTAATAATTTACCCAGAGAAAAATCATTTGGACTTTCTCACAATAAAAACAATCCCCTTGCTACTATAACTCTGTTTGCATTGCTTATATAATCAGGTGGAAAAGAACGTTTGTACTTGATTGTATGTGCTATGTAAACAACTTATTGTAGCAACAAAATTAAATTGAAACTTAACTAATTAATTATTATATTGATGAGGAGAAAAAGATTATGAGAATTTTGAAAGGATTTAAGAGAACTTTATCGTTTGTTTTAGTACTAAGTATTTTTGCGGGAATGGGTTGGGGGAGTAGTACTAAAAGTTATGCAGCTACGGCAACACAGTATACGTTTGAATCAATAGCTGGTGGATATGAATTTGCAGTTGGTTTAAAAACAGACGGAACGGTTGTATCTGTTGGGACTAACAATGTTAACCAAAGCAATTCGGTTCTCACATGGACAAATATAGTGCAAATATCAACTGGGATACAGAGTGTTACTGGGTTAAAGTCAGATGGAACAGTCGTAATGGGTGGGGATATTCCTCAAATATATACATCTGGTTGGACAAGTATAGTTCAAGTTTCAGCTGGATCACAACATGTAGTGGGGCTGAAGTCCGATGGAACTGTTGTGGCTGGTGGGTTTAATACATATGGTCAATGTGATGTTAATGGATGGACAAATATTATACAGATAGTAGCAGGGAATCATTTTACATTAGGATTAAAGGCTGACGGAACAGTAGTAGCAACCGGATATAACGTTAATGGGGAGTGTAATGTATCTGGTTGGACTAATATTATTCAAATAGCTGCTGGAAGCAATCATTCTATAGGATTATATTCAAATGGAACAGTTGTAGCTACTGGATTGAATTTTTATGGTCAATGTAATGTTGGCGGTTTGTCTAATATAAAACAGGTTTCTGGAGGAGAAAGTCATACACTAGCGTTAGGAACCAATGGTGGAGTAACTTCTGTTGGACATACGGGAAGTGGGCAAGGAAATGTTAGTGGGTGGACAAATATAGTTCAAATATCTGCGGGTGGGTATTTTAATATGGGACTTAAGGCGGATGGAACAGTTGTAGCCGTTGGAGCTAGTTCATTTGGTCAATTAGGGTGTACTAGTTGGACTAACATTAAAACATATAATAATGTTCCAACAATTAATGTAACAACAGCAAATAATCAAACAGTATTAAATTCTATATCTTTAACTGGTACGGTAAGTGATACAGATGAAGGAAATATCATAACTACTAAATATCGCATAGGCAACGGAGCAACGCAAATAGTTGAAGGAACAGTAACAACATCAGGAGCATTCACGACAACAGCAGTTGACACATCTGCCCTAACAGCAGGAAACCACACTCTTAGCG is a genomic window containing:
- the aguA gene encoding agmatine deiminase; amino-acid sequence: MINDSTPRKDGFRMPAEFEEQKQVFLLWPERKDVWHHEAKSAQKVFTEVAHAIARFEEVTVGVSEEQYEDAMRKLGPNVRTVIMPHDDVWTRDVGPTFVINDKGDTRGIDWDFNAWGGIDEGAYYPWDKDGSVAASIITLENVESYRTENFVLEGGSIHVDGEGTLLTTKECLLNKNRNPHLTQEEIEEYLRAYLNVEKIIWLNQGLFNDETDGHIDNICCFARPGEVILSWTDDESSPNYEICRSAYEILNNSIDAKGRTIKVYKLELPQPIFVTNEEDDGILQSADATRFSTDEPLPASYVNFLFCNHSIIMPIFNDPKDELAIKTLKEIFPDREIVTIYSREIILGGGNIHCISQQQPK
- the aguB gene encoding N-carbamoylputrescine amidase, which produces MREVIVAATQMKCSSVVSENIIKAEKLIREAADKGAKIILVQELFQNLYFCQVQIEEYFKLAKSVEEDEGIIHFKKLAKELQVVLPISFFEKKHNAFYNSVAVIDADGEYLGTYRKTHIPDGPGYCEKFYFTPGDSGIKVFTTKYATIGIGICWDQWFPESARALTLQGAEIILYPTAIGSEPSKPEYDSKDHWQRVMQGHSAANIIPIIASNRVGYEKIEESEITFYGSSFITNGIGEKIAELGRTEEAVITATFDLDAIAELRSFWGFFRDRRPSMYASLLTKDGE
- a CDS encoding sporulation protein YjcZ; the encoded protein is MFLLFFLLLFSGGSGCGGFLGGPGHGPGGGGGFGDNNIFFLLLMLMLFN